The following DNA comes from Thermoanaerobaculales bacterium.
CGAGGCGCGACGGGTGGTGGCGCGTCGGGCCGGGATGAGTGACGCTCAGCGGGTGGCGCTGGCGCTGCTGATCCGCGCCGGAGCGAGGACCGAAATGCTGGCCGCCGAGGACGACCTGCAGCCATGAGCGGCGACCGCAGCGGCCCGCTGGCCGCCGACGACACCGAGCTGATTCTCGTGGGCCTCGGCACACCGCTCGACGCCGACCGGCGGCTGCTGCCGGCTGCCGTGGGGGAGTAATGCGATGCCGAGCGTGGTTTCCTCTCCGCAGCCGCCACCGCGTGACGCGGTCGCGGGTCGATCGTCCTCGTCGGGAACGGGAACGGGCGCAGAATGCGCGCAGGATACAATACTCGGCAGCCCTTCGCGGCCGCAGGCAGGATCGACCCCGGTCACGCCGGCATGAAAGGGAGCGCATGATCATGCAGCTTCGATGTTCGCGGTTGAGAGCAGGGAACCCGGTCCAGCTCCGTCCCACAGCGATCGTCTGTGGCGTCCTGCTGGCGCTCGCCGCAGGCGCGGCGTTCTCCCAGGAGGAGGAACCGCCGCTGCCGGTGCTGACCCGGGGCGGGCAGCCGGCGGGAGCGCCCACCGCGGAGGCCGCTGCAGAGGAAACCGCAGCCAAGCTGCCGCCGGAGCAGCTCGACTCGCTGGTCGCACCGATCGCCCTCTACCCCGACCCGCTGCTCGCCCAGACGCTGGTCGCCTCGACGTACCCGCTCGAGCTCGTCCAGCTCCAGCAGTGGATGGCGAAGAACCCGGACGTCACGGGCGACGCGCTGGCCGAGGCGGTGGCCAAGCAGCCGTGGGATCCGAGCATCCAGTCGATGGCGGCGGTCCCGGATGTGGTCAAGCGACTGGTGGACGACATCCAGTGGACCACCGACCTCGGCAACGCCTTCCTCGCGCAGCAGGACGACGTCATGGACGCCGTCCAGCGGATGCGCAAGAAGGCCCAGGACAAGGGCGCCCTCGAGTCCAACGAGCAGCAGATCGTCGAGACCAGGGTCGTCGAGGAGAAGACGGTCATCGTCGTGGAGTCCGCCGATCCCGAGGTCATCTACGTGCCGTCCTACAACCCGACCGTCGTCTATGGGGCGCCCTACTACCCCTACCCGCCGATCTACTACCCCTACTACCCGCCGGGCGCAGCGTTCGTTTCGTTCAGCTTCGGGTTCATGTGGGGCGCGGCGTGGGGCGGCTCGTGCTGCGGCTGCGGCTGGGGCGGCAACGACATCGATATCAACGTCGACAACAACTTCAACCGAAACGAAATCAACCGGGGCGATCGGGGCGGCGCCGGCAGCGGGAAGTGGGAGCACAACGCGCAGCACCGCGGCGGCACGCCGTACTCGGACCGGGCGACCGCGAACAAGTACGGCGGCTCGGCTCGCGGCGACTCGCTCGCGAACCGTCAGGCGAGCGCCCGCCAACAGGGCGGCCGGCAGACGGCCGGCGCCGCCAACCGGGCCGGAGGCGCCGGCGTCAGCAACCGCGCCGGCGGGACCGGCGGCCGCGCGGACACCTCCGGTCTGGCCGCCCACCAGTTCGGCGGCTCGGCGAGCCGCAGCTCCTACTCCGGCGCGTCGACGCGGAGCAGCGGCGGCGACCGGGTCGGCAATCGCAGCGTCCCCAAGAGCACCGGGTCGCGGTCCAGCCTCAGCGGCGGCTCGCGGGGCTACAGCGGCTCGAGCGCCCGGATGAGCAGCTCGCGCGGCGCCTCGAGCATGGGAGGCGGCATGAGAGGCGGGGGCGGCGGCATGCGGGGCGGCGGCGGGCGGAGGTGACGCGATGATCATCAGTCTCGACCGTCATGGCCATTCACAGCTCTGCGCGCGCAGTGCGGGGCTCGTCATCAGCCTGATCTTCGCGCTGGCGGTGCCGGGAGCCGCTGTCGCGGCCGACGCGCCGGCTGCGCCAAACCAGCAGACGATGTTCAAGACGCCCGAGGCGGCGGCCGAGGCGCTGATCGCCGCCGCCGAGAGCTTCGACGTACCGGCCTTGACCGGGATCTTCGGGCCGGACGGCGTCGATCTCGTGGTCACCGACGACGCGGTCAGTGACCGCAACACGGCCGCGAGCTTCGCCGCGCAGGCCCGCACGAAAATGGCGGTCACCCGCGATCCGGGCAACAAGAAGCTGGCCGTCGTCTCGGTCGGCGATGAGGAGTGGCCGCTGCCGATCCCGATCGTCAAGACGGGCGGAAAGTGGCGCTTCGACACCGCGGCGGGCCGTGAGGAGCTCCTCTTCCGCCGCATCGGCAGCAACGAGATCGACGCCATCGAGGTGTGTCTCGGCTACGTCGAGGCGCAGCACGAGTACGCCTACACCAAGCGCGAGGGCTCGCTGGTCAACCAGTACGCCCAGCGCATCATCAGCACCCCGGGCGCCCAGGACGGGCTGGCGTGGCAGGGCAGCGACGGATCGTGGCAGGGGCCGGTGGGCGAGGGGGCCGCGCGGGCGATCGCCGAGGGCTACAGCGACCGACTCGAGCCCTACCACGGCTACTACTTCAAGATCCTGAAGGGCCAGGGCCCGGACGCGCCGATGGGCGAGATGGACTTCGTGGTCGGCGGCGCGATGATCGGCGGTTTCGCGCTGGTCGCCGCGCCGGCCCAGTACCGGGTGACCGGGGTGAAGACCTTCATCGTCAGCCACGACGGCGTGGTCTACGAGAAGGACCTCGGCGAGAAGACCATCGACGAGTTCCGGGCGGTGGAGCGCTTCAACCCGGACCCGAGCTGGGAGCCGGTGGCGGGCCCGCCGTAGGAGCGTGCGGGGCATAGGCCCCTGGGCGAGTTCGTGACGTGGTCACTGCTGTTGGCCTCTGCCCACACGCTCCTCGGGATGCGCGACGCGCATCCTGACGAGTTCGGACCGCAATGGCCGTCCGAGAGCAACTCGGTCAACCACGGACGCCGAATAGGCCTTTGCGGTACCAGCTCCCTAGCCTTGCTTCGTTGGCGCAGCGTCGGCCACGCGGGGGGCGGGTTGGGCCATCCAGGCGCCCCACAGGCGGTAGCCGATCGAGAACACGACCGCGCCAACGAACAGGCCGATCAGGCCGTGCAGGATGAGGCCACCGATCGCGCCGATCAGGATCACCCCGACCGGCAGTTCGATGCCGCGCCCCAGCAGCAGCGGCTTCAAGGCCGCGTCGCAGAACGAGACGATCAGGCTCCAGATGGTGAACAGGACGATGACGGTGGTGCCGGCCTGCATCGCGACCAGGTACAGGATCGCCGGGCCCAGCACCAGGATCGGCGGCAGCTGAGCGACAGCGAGCACCAGCACCAGCAGCGCCCACAGCCCGGCGCCGGGCACGCCCGCCGCGACCAGGCCGATGGCGGCGAGCGCGGCCTGGATCGCCGCCACGCCGACCACGCCCTTGGCGACGGTGCCGATCGCGCGGCCGGCGAGCCGCACCGATTCGGTGCCGTGCTCGCCGCCGAGCCTCTCCCCGACGTTGAGTGCGGCCTTGACCGCAGACTCGCGTCGAACCAGCAGCACCGCGGCGATCACCAGCGACACCGCGGTCATGATGACGGCGAGAGCCCCCTGCTTGGCGAGCCCAACGAGCCAGCCGCCGAAGGCCAGCAGCTGCGAGCGGAACGGCTTGAGCACCGTCGCGAGGCTGGTGGCGGCTGCGTTCCAGGTCTCGTAGACCTTCTCCCCGATAAGCGGCCAGTCGGCGACGCTCGCGGGCGCCGGCGGGATCCTCAGCTCGCCCTCTCCTCCCTGCTCGAGCTTCGTCGTGATGAAGCGGGCGCCGTCGAGCACCGAGTCGGAGAGGGCGACCGTCGGGACCACGAGGAGCCCGAGGCAGACCACGACCAGCAGCGTCGCCGCGAGCTTGCGCCTGCCCCGCAGCAGGCCCTCTAGCCGCAGGTAGAGCGGCGCGAGCGCGACCGCGAGGACGGTCCCCCAGACGAGCGGCATCAGGAAGGGGCGGAAGATCCGGAAGCACCAGTACGCCAGCAGGCCGATCAGGACCAGCCTGACCGCCAGCTCGATGGTTCGGCGCGTGACATCCGGGCGGAGTTGGTCGGCCGGAAGCTCGCTCATGGTTCACCTCGCTCTCATTCCCGGCGGTCGAACGATGTCGCCCGATCGACGCCGTCAGGTTGCCACCGCTGCGTCCTCGGCGACGATCCGGGCGTGGTCGCAGGGGATCGTTCGTCGATCAGGCTAGCCGCCGGCCCCGGCGGTCACTATCGGGAAAACTACGGTGCCACTCGTACCACTCTCCCGGTTCGGCGCCGGCGCGCTGGAGCACTCTCGCGCCATGGAGCTGTCCCATGCTCCGAGCTGCAGACAACGGGGAGACCCCCTCTGCGGTAACATGGGGCGGAGTTCAGAGAGCAGAGCACAAGCGGGCGCCGGGTGTGGCGCGATGCAGGAAAGGGCGGAGTTTCGGAGACCATCGTGAGCGAGACCCCCAAGGTCGATACCCATCACAAGGCCCTCCAGATCAACCTCGACCCGAAGATCTTCGGCACCTTCGCGGAGATCGGAGCAGGGCAGGAAGTGGCCCGCTGGTTCCTTCAGGTCGGCGGAGCGTCAGGGACCGTTGCGAAGACGATTTCGGCCTACGACATGACCTTCAGCGACGCCATCTACGGGAAGGGCTCGCGGTACGTGTCGCGCGATCGGCTGATCTCCATGCTCGATCACGAGTACGCGTTGCTGCTCGAGCGGCTCGATTCGAGATGCGGAGCCGACACGCGGTTCTTTGTCTTCGCCGACACAGTCGCCGCCCGCAATTTCGCTGGGACAAACGAATGCCACGGGTGGCTGGGGGTTCGCTTCCAGTCCACACCTCGCGGCCAGCCAAGCAACATCCTGGTTCACGTCAACATGATGGACGCCAGCAACCTGCACCAGCAACAGGCGATTGGCGTCCTGGGCGTCAACCTCGTTCACACCGCGTTCTTTGCCAGTCATTCGGTCGAGGCCATCCTGTCTGCCCTCGTCTCCGAGCTGTCGCTCGAGCGGATCGAGATCGACGTCATGGAGCTTTCGGGCGTCGACTTCGGGAACGCTGAACCTCGGACGATCGGTGTGGCCCTGGTGCGAGGCGGCTACGGCAATGCGGTGCACCTCACTGCGGACCTCCAGCTGACCCAACCGTCGGAGAGCTTGCGCAAGCGTCCGATCGTCGTCGAGCGGGGGATCTTCCGCCACCCCGAACCGATACACCAGCGGATCCTGGAGGCAGCGCTCCGCCGTCTCGGCGGCGAGGTCGGGTCCGCCGGTCGTGAGCCGTTGGGCCTGTTCGAGATGAGCACGGACCCACTCGGCGGGACGGTGGAACCCGCCGCCCCCCCGATCATGGAGCGGCTGGAGGCGTTGTCCGGCCTCGGGCGGCCAGTTCTCCTGACTCGTTACTCCCGCAACTATCAGCTTTCCGGCTATCTCCGGAGGTACACCACGCAGCCGCTGAGGTTCATCGCGGGCGTGTCGACGCTCGTCCCCCTGATGCAGGCGGCGAACTACGGGGAGCTGATGGGTGGTCTTCTCGAGTCCCTCGGGCGGCTTCTTGCGGAAAACGTCCGAGTCTATGTCTACCCGATGCCGGTCGAAGCGATGAGAGCGTCGCTCGCCGCCCTGCCTCCCGGGTCGCCCGCGGTCGAGTTCCCGACGGTAGGCCTGGTCACGGCGGAGAGCCTGCGCTTCCCGCCGCCC
Coding sequences within:
- a CDS encoding DUF3300 domain-containing protein; protein product: MQLRCSRLRAGNPVQLRPTAIVCGVLLALAAGAAFSQEEEPPLPVLTRGGQPAGAPTAEAAAEETAAKLPPEQLDSLVAPIALYPDPLLAQTLVASTYPLELVQLQQWMAKNPDVTGDALAEAVAKQPWDPSIQSMAAVPDVVKRLVDDIQWTTDLGNAFLAQQDDVMDAVQRMRKKAQDKGALESNEQQIVETRVVEEKTVIVVESADPEVIYVPSYNPTVVYGAPYYPYPPIYYPYYPPGAAFVSFSFGFMWGAAWGGSCCGCGWGGNDIDINVDNNFNRNEINRGDRGGAGSGKWEHNAQHRGGTPYSDRATANKYGGSARGDSLANRQASARQQGGRQTAGAANRAGGAGVSNRAGGTGGRADTSGLAAHQFGGSASRSSYSGASTRSSGGDRVGNRSVPKSTGSRSSLSGGSRGYSGSSARMSSSRGASSMGGGMRGGGGGMRGGGGRR
- a CDS encoding DUF2950 domain-containing protein; the protein is MIISLDRHGHSQLCARSAGLVISLIFALAVPGAAVAADAPAAPNQQTMFKTPEAAAEALIAAAESFDVPALTGIFGPDGVDLVVTDDAVSDRNTAASFAAQARTKMAVTRDPGNKKLAVVSVGDEEWPLPIPIVKTGGKWRFDTAAGREELLFRRIGSNEIDAIEVCLGYVEAQHEYAYTKREGSLVNQYAQRIISTPGAQDGLAWQGSDGSWQGPVGEGAARAIAEGYSDRLEPYHGYYFKILKGQGPDAPMGEMDFVVGGAMIGGFALVAAPAQYRVTGVKTFIVSHDGVVYEKDLGEKTIDEFRAVERFNPDPSWEPVAGPP
- a CDS encoding AI-2E family transporter codes for the protein MSELPADQLRPDVTRRTIELAVRLVLIGLLAYWCFRIFRPFLMPLVWGTVLAVALAPLYLRLEGLLRGRRKLAATLLVVVCLGLLVVPTVALSDSVLDGARFITTKLEQGGEGELRIPPAPASVADWPLIGEKVYETWNAAATSLATVLKPFRSQLLAFGGWLVGLAKQGALAVIMTAVSLVIAAVLLVRRESAVKAALNVGERLGGEHGTESVRLAGRAIGTVAKGVVGVAAIQAALAAIGLVAAGVPGAGLWALLVLVLAVAQLPPILVLGPAILYLVAMQAGTTVIVLFTIWSLIVSFCDAALKPLLLGRGIELPVGVILIGAIGGLILHGLIGLFVGAVVFSIGYRLWGAWMAQPAPRVADAAPTKQG